The Hemicordylus capensis ecotype Gifberg chromosome 5, rHemCap1.1.pri, whole genome shotgun sequence nucleotide sequence GATTCTGATATTTTCAAGATTGGATTTGGATCTGATTTTTTGTATATGCACAGCCCTAATTGGCTAGTTAGATAAACTCTGGCTGATCCTGCTAAAGATAACTTGGGCCTCCCCAATCTCCAGCAGTAATTAAATAATGAAGGATATACAAGAATGAACGCTTAACATATTAATGAGGTGGGCTGTCCTAAAAAGTCGGTATTTATTTAACTTGAGATTTTGCACATATGCATGTGTTTAATGCCCGTTCAGGACAATTATAATGAAGAACCTGCAGCTAAGAAGGGGGACCATGTACTTGCCCTCCCCACATTTGTAGATTCTCCCCTGGAAATTCTcagctctcccccaccaccagtcAGCTTTCAGCTGATGGGGAAAGCAAGTGTCCTAGGCAAAACTGTCACCCTGGTTAAAGATCTTTGTCACACCCTCTGCATACTATTTCAAAATCAGACTGTTGCTCTACAGTTTAAAGGATTAGCTTCAGGGTAAATGTGCTAAATTGTGCCAGCAAAACTCTGGGAGGACTTTGGACCACCAGGCTGCCCTCACAGAGTGCCCACTAAGGTTAGCAGTAGGTAGCTTGGCAGCTGCTTCTTTGGTTTATCCCTTGATAGGATGTGCAGGAATAGAGGCGCTAATCTTTGTTGCCATTTCCCATGTCAGATGCTGCATTTCTATACCATGATACACCTGGAAGCTGCAGTCTTGAGCAAGGTTGATTCAGATCAAGAGATTCTACAACCACAGGCCATACTGCTCAAGAAAATGTAGCCAGGGCCAttttgcctctgaaaagccctggCAAAGGGCTTCCTTAGACAGCAGCTTTCCTTTCAACAGcttcggccctgggtatttaacagaacgtcttctttgccatgagccccaccaccttttaagatcatctggagaggttcatctgcggctgccgccaagtcaggaatgggccttctccgttgctgcccctggactttggaatgcactgcctgttcaaataagagcctccccatctctggcagcttttaaaaaggcactgaagacacctttattcacccaggcttttaattagatttatagttttaaatttttaattctgggtttttaatgttttaaatgattttaattgtaaaccgcccagagatgcaggttttgggcaataaagcaatatttatataaaataaaagatgtcttctgtatgcaaaacagattTAAACAACATGTTCAGTGGGTGGTTGAAGTAACATTTGAGTTTATTCAGTTATATAGTATGATTAAAGAGACAGGATCCTGAGCCCTTGGAATTTGAAGTCTCCCTTCACCACAAGATCCTGGATGGGTTTTACGACCAGTCGGTTGGGGAAGACCATCTCCATCTCCCACTGGCTGTGGTGATGGGTCACAGGAGCATCTGGTGTTTTCTGCTCCATGCAGGAGCCTTTTTCCGCTTTCTCCATCATAGGAGTGTCTTCCCTTTTTCTCATCTCGACAGGTTCTTCCACTTTCACCTTCAATTCAGGAGTACCAAAGGTGAAGGTGGCCTGAAAGACAAGGAATTATGCACAAGTCTAGTATGCTGGCACACATCCACATACCCAAAGACATTTGGGTGGGTACATTCAtgtttctccacacacacacacacacacacaccaaatgggCTGCAAGATCCTAGTCCAACTCATGTTAACAGCTCAAGGCAAACTAGATCAGTTGGCTTAGTTTATAGAGTCAAAACACCCCAACATGTATGCATGATGCACAGAAGCAGAGAGACAGCATTTGTCATGTGCAGGGCCAGCCCGTCCACTAGGCAGTAACATAGGACACCAGCTTTAGGAGGCGGCGGGGAGGGGCACATAGTGCCAATTCTCACTCTCCTGTATTGCACCCCGATATAAGATATTGCACACTGATACAAGGACATAATATGCAATACTGTATGCTGCTCCCAAAAGGATCTGCACATTCTATACCCCAAAATAcaatcttctttgctcattgcacctcagcccccaataaacagctagtctcctaagctgcactccctcttgaatatgaattgtcTGGCTGAGCATTCATTTCCAAGAAGCTATTTCCAAGATGAGATCTTGAGATGTTGCCTCAAATGGGATTTGCAagttaacagcagcatcttttcattgCTGAAGTATTAGAGTTTTGTCcccatagactgggaactctctgccacggtatcctcaaaccagcatgCACTAGTTATTTCCTCCTCATCCATGGGGGCTGGCCATTCAACCTTCTGAATAAGCAGTCAGCAGAGCTCAGGTGGAAGCTCAGAGGAGCAGGATTTAAAcataagataagaacagccctgctgggtcaggcccaagacccatctagtccagcatcctgtttcacacagtggcccaccagatgccactggaagcctactggcaggagttgagggcatggcctctctcctgcttttactccc carries:
- the LOC128325926 gene encoding 16 kDa beta-galactoside-binding lectin-like; translation: MDRVLSATGLNIQRGDGLQLCGKLLPEAKDFHVDLGEDSVNFMLHFSLRFDSHGDRDTVICCFKQKGLFGAEEQRAHFPIQRGQDLKATFTFGTPELKVKVEEPVEMRKREDTPMMEKAEKGSCMEQKTPDAPVTHHHSQWEMEMVFPNRLVVKPIQDLVVKGDFKFQGLRILSL